A single window of Candidatus Neptunochlamydia vexilliferae DNA harbors:
- the tyrS gene encoding tyrosine--tRNA ligase, which yields MGNLIDFLEKRGFIDNITSDELKKRAESPLKGYIGFDPTADSLHLGNLVGIVALAWLQKFGHTPVALLGGGTGKIGDPSGKSTERPLLTSETLEKNIAAIGKQLERLLDCPVLLNNGEWLGNFGLIDFLRDVGKHFRIGPMLGKESVRSRIESEEGMSFTEFSYQILQGYDFYHLARAEEVYLQMGGSDQWGNITAGIELNRKLDGPPIFGMTFPLLMRSDGAKFGKSEEGAIWLDPERTSPYQFYQYLVRVADADVIQLMRMLTFMESEEIDRYAQAIASGNFTPNEAQKKLAEEVTRFVHGEEGVAIALKVTEAAAPGSKATLDPDSLKEIARDMPSVTMKTDEIVDQKYADVAAKAALVTSKGEAVRLIKNGGAYLNNEKVEDPTFLIESKHVIGAKYLLLGSGKKKKILINLTK from the coding sequence ATGGGTAATCTCATTGATTTTTTAGAAAAACGGGGCTTCATCGACAATATAACGAGTGATGAGCTCAAGAAACGGGCCGAAAGTCCTCTTAAAGGCTACATTGGCTTTGATCCGACAGCAGATAGTTTGCACTTGGGCAACCTGGTGGGGATCGTAGCGCTGGCGTGGCTCCAAAAGTTTGGTCACACCCCTGTCGCCCTTTTAGGTGGGGGAACGGGGAAAATCGGTGACCCTTCAGGAAAATCAACCGAGCGCCCCCTTCTCACCTCAGAGACGCTTGAAAAAAATATCGCAGCCATCGGGAAACAACTCGAGCGTCTTTTAGACTGCCCTGTTCTCCTTAATAACGGAGAGTGGTTAGGCAACTTTGGATTGATTGATTTTTTACGCGATGTGGGGAAACACTTTCGGATTGGTCCAATGCTTGGAAAAGAAAGTGTGCGGAGCCGGATCGAATCGGAAGAGGGGATGAGCTTTACAGAGTTTAGCTATCAGATCCTTCAGGGGTATGATTTTTATCACTTAGCTCGCGCCGAAGAGGTCTACCTCCAGATGGGAGGAAGCGACCAGTGGGGAAACATTACAGCTGGAATCGAGCTTAACCGAAAACTCGACGGTCCCCCCATTTTTGGAATGACCTTTCCCCTTTTAATGCGGAGCGATGGAGCAAAATTTGGAAAAAGTGAAGAGGGAGCGATCTGGCTCGATCCCGAAAGGACCTCTCCTTACCAATTCTATCAATACCTTGTCCGTGTTGCTGATGCCGATGTGATCCAACTCATGCGGATGCTCACCTTTATGGAAAGTGAAGAGATCGATCGGTATGCCCAAGCGATTGCATCGGGAAACTTCACTCCCAATGAAGCACAAAAAAAGCTTGCCGAAGAGGTGACCCGCTTTGTTCATGGAGAAGAAGGAGTCGCGATTGCCCTTAAGGTCACCGAAGCAGCAGCTCCTGGCTCCAAAGCAACCCTTGACCCCGACAGTTTAAAAGAAATTGCCCGCGATATGCCAAGCGTCACCATGAAAACAGATGAGATTGTCGATCAAAAATATGCCGATGTTGCGGCAAAAGCAGCTCTGGTCACAAGTAAAGGGGAAGCGGTCCGCCTCATTAAAAATGGAGGGGCCTATCTCAACAACGAAAAAGTAGAAGACCCCACTTTTTTAATCGAATCAAAACATGTTATCGGCGCCAAGTATCTTCTTTTAGGTTCTGGAAAAAAGAAGAAAATTCTCATAAATCTTACGAAATAA
- the rpiA gene encoding ribose 5-phosphate isomerase A: MKRAAGIRAAEFIENGMLVGLGTGSTVFYFIERLIERVKKGLDIQVVSSSLASEKLAREGGIPIADVNEITSIHITVDGADEIDPEKRMIKGGGGALLREKILANTSREMVVIVDETKVVEKLGKHPLPVEILPFGQEATVDKIKKSGFQGTLREHNKDGPYVTDNGNLIYDIHFETLRDDPERDHERLIHIPGVLETGFFFNLAGRVLVGKSNGEVDHWS, translated from the coding sequence ATGAAACGGGCAGCCGGAATCCGAGCGGCAGAATTTATTGAAAATGGGATGCTTGTCGGGCTAGGAACAGGCTCGACCGTCTTTTATTTTATTGAGCGGCTCATCGAGCGGGTGAAGAAAGGGCTTGATATTCAGGTGGTTTCTAGCTCTCTTGCATCGGAAAAGCTGGCTCGGGAGGGAGGGATTCCCATTGCTGATGTCAATGAGATCACTTCGATACACATCACTGTTGATGGGGCCGATGAGATCGACCCTGAAAAAAGGATGATCAAAGGGGGTGGGGGCGCTCTTCTTAGGGAAAAGATCCTCGCCAACACAAGTCGGGAGATGGTGGTGATCGTCGATGAGACCAAGGTGGTCGAAAAGCTAGGAAAACATCCCCTTCCGGTTGAGATTCTCCCTTTTGGGCAAGAGGCAACGGTCGATAAAATCAAAAAATCGGGTTTCCAAGGCACACTTCGTGAGCATAATAAGGATGGCCCCTATGTGACCGATAATGGGAATTTGATCTATGACATTCATTTTGAAACCCTTCGTGATGATCCTGAAAGGGACCATGAAAGGCTCATCCACATCCCAGGTGTCTTAGAGACAGGGTTTTTCTTCAACCTTGCCGGCCGCGTCCTTGTTGGAAAAAGTAACGGAGAAGTTGATCACTGGAGCTAG